A genome region from Mercenaria mercenaria strain notata chromosome 11, MADL_Memer_1, whole genome shotgun sequence includes the following:
- the LOC123531789 gene encoding cobalamin binding intrinsic factor-like isoform X1: MHADIFFPSKDALDSDKKMSVRRDFICGQLFGVLLVCAGFVGGIIVGIYVYHGGPDSEVTCKNLPDWLKDGEKTTKYVQTKYTTTSPSTVVTEMEKKTFTYTINNQIQEPYFNNSVTMEIENHNPLIYYMEKSVDEDPEVFTRFKTTYFSQLGYFIDSINSIAGNFADDKTYWQIFNNSGPLKVGVSTYIPMDGDVVLFNFTVYSNDTHSWK, translated from the exons ATGCATGCCGACATTTTCTTTCCATCAAAAGACGCGCTAGACTCTGACAAGAAGATGTCTGTGAGACGGGACTTTATCTGTGGTCAATTGTTTGGCGTGCTTTTAGTCTGTGCTGGTTTTGTCGGAGGAATTATTGTTGGTATCTACGTTTATCATGGAGGACCGGATAGTGAAGTTACTTGTAAG AACCTACCAGACTGGCTTAAAGATGGAGAAAAAACTACGAAGTATGTCCAAACAAAGTATACAACAACTTCTCCATCTACTGTAGTGACAGAAATGGAAAA gAAGACTTTTACCTACACCATTAACAATCAAATACAAGAGCCATATTTCAACAACAGCGTTACCATGGAGATCGAGAACCATAATCCGCTTATCTACTATATGGAAAAGTCTGTTGATGAAGATCCTGAAGTTTTCACAAG ATTCAAAACTACTTACTTCTCACAGTTAGGATACTTTATCGACTCTATCAATAGTATAGCTGGAAACTTTGCAGACGATAAAACCTactggcaaatatttaataattcaGGGCCTCTAAAAGTTG GTGTTAGTACTTACATTCCAATGGATGGAGACGTCGTGCTATTCAATTTTACTGTATATTCTAATGACACTCATTCGTGGAAATAG
- the LOC128546903 gene encoding cobalamin binding intrinsic factor-like: MKIENHNPLICYMEKSVDEDPEVFTRFKTTHFSQLGYFIDSINSIAGNFADDKTYWQIFNNSVPLTVGVSTYIPMDGDFVLFNFTVYSNDTYLWK; the protein is encoded by the exons ATGAAGATCGAGAACCATAATCCACTTATCTGCTATATGGAAAAGTCTGTTGATGAAGACCCTGAAGTTTTCACAAG ATTCAAAACTACTCACTTCTCACAGTTAGGATACTTTATCGACTCTATCAATAGTATAGCTGGAAACTTTGCAGACGACAAAACCTactggcaaatatttaataattcaGTGCCTCTAACAGTtg GTGTTAGTACTTACATTCCAATGGATGGAGACTTCGTGCTATTCAATTTTACTGTATATTCTAATGACACTTATTTGTGGAAATAG
- the LOC123531789 gene encoding uncharacterized protein LOC123531789 isoform X2, whose protein sequence is MHADIFFPSKDALDSDKKMSVRRDFICGQLFGVLLVCAGFVGGIIVGIYVYHGGPDSEVTCKNLPDWLKDGEKTTKYVQTKYTTTSPSTVVTEMEKKTFTYTINNQIQEPYFNNSVTMEIENHNPLIYYMEKSVDEDPEVFTRFKTTYFSQLGYFIDSINSIAGNFADDKTYWQIFNNSGPLKVA, encoded by the exons ATGCATGCCGACATTTTCTTTCCATCAAAAGACGCGCTAGACTCTGACAAGAAGATGTCTGTGAGACGGGACTTTATCTGTGGTCAATTGTTTGGCGTGCTTTTAGTCTGTGCTGGTTTTGTCGGAGGAATTATTGTTGGTATCTACGTTTATCATGGAGGACCGGATAGTGAAGTTACTTGTAAG AACCTACCAGACTGGCTTAAAGATGGAGAAAAAACTACGAAGTATGTCCAAACAAAGTATACAACAACTTCTCCATCTACTGTAGTGACAGAAATGGAAAA gAAGACTTTTACCTACACCATTAACAATCAAATACAAGAGCCATATTTCAACAACAGCGTTACCATGGAGATCGAGAACCATAATCCGCTTATCTACTATATGGAAAAGTCTGTTGATGAAGATCCTGAAGTTTTCACAAG ATTCAAAACTACTTACTTCTCACAGTTAGGATACTTTATCGACTCTATCAATAGTATAGCTGGAAACTTTGCAGACGATAAAACCTactggcaaatatttaataattcaGGGCCTCTAAAAGTTG cGTAG